A portion of the Bacteroides faecium genome contains these proteins:
- a CDS encoding SusC/RagA family TonB-linked outer membrane protein, with protein sequence MIKHVVLYLFLLSCTCLAQAQDFKISGKVFEEETGMGLMGAAVVIEGTTNGTQTDLSGSFSLTGVKAGDKLVVSFIGMKTEIIPITNKSRSSEIIVHLKNDNYQLDQVVVTGYGTARKRDLTGAIVSVSGEELKNAPTNNVMSSLQGKIPGLMVTNSGSAGAEPDIKIRGIGTLNASSNPLYVVDGMLMSDIKFLSNSDIASMEILKDPSSLAIFGVQGANGVIIITTKRAEGDKTSVTYDGYFGAQTVWKRDRVKLTNATEFTMLYNEMLQNQDPNAASWVPDMLGTGTDWQSKVLRERAMITNHNLTVSKSGKNSKSLLSVGYYKQDGVLKYNTYQRFNVRFSQDYDITKNLKAGGNINLSQMDSKPASAKIQNAVMALPTYVPYAPEEDYDPENLGSLYHPSADIQSNVNNPVAQMELYKDTEKYRDYRIIGNIYGEWNFLKDFTLKATGYMDIGLYRGEQYTPRYDVNNSTSHSAHKNDITNFYRKSDEGRTFQADFLLNYKKMITNHRIDATVGYTARKAISEGFNAKVDSLANGMNIVPDDLWMLSMGSVNRVSAGDWWNEESFISYLARVNYAYKDRYLLTATFRADGSSKFSPSHRWGYFPSVGLGWVISEEAFMEPLKKVVDFAKLRVSWGKLGNDKIGNYLYYPTINPKGKQVIINGVTQFIPTLSYDIDKDIHWEVMTGIDVGISAQLFNNRLGMELGYYSKTTDDLLAYVSPSSSIGAGYAITNAGSINNKGFEFSLSWKDRIGDVDYGINVNGATLKNKVTKLGDNNSDIISGDYHRTSVGHPIGSYYGYVQDGIFQTQEEIDNYYPMTWTAKPGDIRYKDLNGDEKITDADRTYLGSPMPTFTYGFGFMLAYKNFDLNVDFNGVSGNKILDLKKAVAWTTTNFYEKSLQRWHGEGTSDKEPILDKSRGHNYLSSTNLLENGSYLRLRNVQLGYTLPQSAISKLGISGLRVYVSGQNLLTFKHNSGYTPEIGGSALQGGMDQGDTYPLPSVYTVGLSINF encoded by the coding sequence ATGATAAAACATGTAGTATTGTATCTATTCCTATTATCTTGTACCTGCCTGGCGCAAGCACAAGATTTCAAAATCAGCGGAAAGGTTTTCGAAGAAGAGACCGGAATGGGGCTAATGGGAGCTGCGGTAGTTATTGAAGGAACTACCAACGGAACCCAGACAGACCTAAGCGGTTCTTTCTCTCTCACGGGCGTAAAAGCCGGAGACAAACTCGTCGTTAGTTTTATCGGAATGAAAACGGAAATTATTCCTATCACTAACAAAAGCCGTTCAAGCGAAATCATCGTCCACTTGAAGAATGATAATTATCAATTAGACCAAGTGGTGGTCACCGGCTATGGTACGGCCCGCAAAAGAGACTTGACAGGAGCTATTGTCTCCGTATCGGGCGAGGAACTTAAAAATGCGCCTACCAATAATGTAATGTCTTCCCTGCAAGGAAAAATACCGGGACTGATGGTGACCAATTCCGGATCGGCAGGTGCGGAACCGGATATTAAAATCCGCGGTATTGGTACGTTGAATGCCAGCAGCAATCCTTTGTATGTAGTGGACGGTATGTTGATGTCGGACATCAAGTTCTTGAGCAACAGCGACATTGCCAGCATGGAAATTCTGAAAGACCCTTCATCTCTTGCTATCTTCGGGGTACAGGGAGCGAACGGAGTAATTATCATCACAACGAAACGTGCCGAAGGAGACAAAACCTCAGTTACCTACGACGGCTATTTCGGTGCACAAACCGTTTGGAAACGCGACCGGGTAAAGCTGACTAACGCAACGGAATTCACCATGCTCTACAACGAGATGTTACAGAACCAAGACCCGAACGCCGCTTCGTGGGTGCCCGACATGCTGGGTACGGGAACTGACTGGCAAAGCAAGGTATTAAGAGAAAGAGCGATGATTACTAATCATAACCTAACGGTATCCAAATCCGGGAAGAACAGCAAGTCCTTATTATCAGTCGGTTATTACAAGCAGGACGGTGTACTGAAATATAATACTTACCAACGTTTCAACGTACGTTTCTCACAGGATTATGATATTACCAAGAATCTGAAAGCAGGGGGAAATATCAACCTCTCGCAGATGGATAGCAAACCAGCTTCTGCCAAAATCCAGAATGCTGTCATGGCGCTCCCTACTTATGTACCATACGCTCCGGAAGAAGATTACGACCCGGAAAACCTGGGCTCGCTCTATCATCCGTCTGCCGATATACAATCCAACGTGAACAATCCGGTAGCTCAAATGGAGCTTTACAAGGATACGGAGAAGTATCGTGACTACCGAATCATCGGCAACATTTACGGTGAATGGAACTTCCTGAAGGATTTTACGTTGAAAGCAACCGGATATATGGATATCGGGCTCTATCGGGGCGAGCAATATACACCGCGCTATGACGTGAATAACTCTACCAGCCATTCTGCACACAAGAACGACATCACCAATTTCTATCGCAAAAGCGATGAGGGGCGTACCTTTCAGGCAGATTTCCTTCTGAATTATAAAAAGATGATAACCAATCATCGTATCGACGCAACAGTGGGATATACGGCACGCAAAGCCATTAGTGAAGGCTTCAACGCCAAAGTAGACAGTTTGGCTAACGGCATGAATATCGTACCCGATGACCTTTGGATGCTTAGCATGGGCTCCGTCAACCGTGTTTCCGCAGGTGACTGGTGGAACGAGGAGTCTTTTATCTCTTATCTTGCACGTGTGAACTATGCTTATAAAGACCGTTATTTGCTCACCGCCACTTTCCGCGCCGACGGTTCTTCCAAGTTCTCACCTTCGCATCGCTGGGGATACTTCCCGTCAGTGGGGCTGGGCTGGGTAATCAGTGAAGAAGCCTTTATGGAACCATTGAAAAAAGTAGTGGACTTTGCCAAGTTAAGGGTCAGTTGGGGGAAACTGGGAAATGACAAGATAGGAAACTATCTCTACTACCCGACCATTAATCCGAAAGGGAAACAAGTCATCATCAACGGAGTGACGCAGTTTATTCCTACCCTTAGTTATGATATCGACAAGGACATTCATTGGGAAGTCATGACAGGTATTGATGTGGGTATCTCCGCACAGCTTTTCAACAACCGCCTGGGCATGGAACTCGGTTATTACAGCAAAACGACCGATGACCTGTTGGCTTATGTATCACCTTCTTCTTCGATAGGTGCAGGCTATGCCATTACCAATGCCGGCTCTATCAATAACAAAGGGTTCGAATTCAGCCTTTCATGGAAAGACCGGATAGGGGATGTGGACTATGGCATCAATGTAAACGGCGCTACCTTAAAGAATAAAGTGACCAAACTTGGCGATAACAATTCGGACATTATTTCAGGAGATTATCACCGTACATCCGTAGGGCATCCTATCGGCTCCTATTACGGCTACGTGCAGGATGGAATCTTCCAGACACAAGAAGAGATTGACAACTATTATCCGATGACATGGACAGCGAAACCGGGAGATATCCGTTACAAGGATTTAAACGGTGACGAAAAAATAACAGATGCCGACCGTACTTATCTCGGTAGTCCGATGCCGACTTTTACCTATGGATTCGGCTTTATGCTCGCCTATAAGAATTTTGATTTGAATGTAGACTTTAATGGCGTAAGCGGTAATAAGATTCTGGATTTGAAGAAAGCCGTAGCATGGACTACAACCAATTTCTACGAGAAAAGCCTGCAAAGATGGCACGGTGAAGGAACATCCGACAAAGAGCCGATTCTGGACAAATCACGTGGACATAACTATCTTTCTTCGACCAACCTACTGGAAAATGGTTCTTATCTCCGCCTGCGCAATGTACAGTTAGGATATACTCTGCCACAATCGGCTATAAGCAAACTAGGTATATCCGGCCTGCGTGTCTACGTAAGCGGACAAAACCTGCTGACTTTCAAACATAATTCCGGATATACCCCCGAAATAGGAGGAAGCGCCTTGCAAGGCGGTATGGATCAAGGAGATACCTATCCGCTACCATCCGTATACACAGTAGGTTTATCCATCAACTTCTAA
- a CDS encoding hybrid sensor histidine kinase/response regulator transcription factor, with the protein MKRSILSICILLASVSLVFANIYKKYDVRSGLSGNCVRSILQDSIGYMWFATQDGLNRFNGIEFTNYGHSSENGGNSYMNIVTICRHQDNNQIWVASTEKLYLFDSWEEKFSVFDKQTEDGASVNSVFGMAYDNDGQLWIGTTNGLFVYNEKKGTLRQYLHSLSDPHSLPDNHIWVIYNDSFGTIWIGTRNGLAKYNQRTDNFTGYISEGTSFGRPACNEIISLMESSQGVLWAGTWYGGLARFNKETGQFRYYFGEGDTLTIPRIRTLFQRTANSFYLGSDDGLYTFNTTTGECLPTDDGQNKESIYACYQDREGGIWIGTYFSGVSYLSPKHKDIEWYYPNGTENSLSGNVISQFCEDPDGNIWIATEDGGLNLFDPRTKKFKNHLLRSSNPNIGYHNIHALLYNEGKLWIGSFSRGLYILDTQTGKMKNYRHNRANLHSIPNDHIYSIYQTKDGSIYLGTLSGFCRYDPASDSFRTLEPLSHIFIYDMVEDQHGDLWLASKRDGIWRYNRQTGKLHNYRNDPENPDSPCSNWVIRVYIDHKQHLWFCTEGGGICRYHYQEDRFENFSTKENLPNNIIYGILDDQSGNYWLSSNRGLIRYEPQNKRAQLYTIEDGLQSNQFNFRSSLQASDGKFYFGGVNGFNSFYPFKLSINKVRPTASISAVYMHSPDDKVSLSKRIPALSGQVTIPYQVVSFDIAFESLSYVAPSKNLYAYKLDGIHKEWIYTDKHNVSFLNLPPGEYTFRVKASNNDEYWSNDDCCLHIEILPPPWKTIYAKIFYLLIACGLAYFLIQLYLRKQQAVKARKMKEMEQIKNQELFQSKITFFTQVAHEIKTPVSLIKAPLEAILETHEWNSEVESNLSVIQKNTNRLMELIKQLLDFRKVDKEGYTLSFNEVDINRMIEDIIDRFRAISLTGISFSVSLPKEHLQYNVDQEALTKIASNLLTNAMKYARTRIMVILDEHLSAEGRTLSLCVRDDGPGIPQEECSKVFEPFYQVGNTGNNGSGVGIGLSLVKLLVEKHKGKVYINPGYTEGCEVCVEIPYLEKSISVSPSITSMPDKVPALEEESEPAGYSLLVVEDTTDMLEFLAKNLGNTYTIHTAANGKEALECLETTTVDLIISDIVMPHMDGFELLKSIRSDNMLCHIPFILLSALDSIDSKIAGLDYGADAYIEKPFSLSHMKATINNLLENRRMLFNHFTTVPNMSYDQTLMNKTDVKWLNTINEIITRNFTNEEFTIDKMAEEMAISRSNLQRKLKGLTGMPPNDYIRLIRLKTAGELLREGEYRINEVCYIVGFNNPSYFARCFQKQFGILPKDYVKKGG; encoded by the coding sequence CCTTCAGGATAGCATCGGATATATGTGGTTTGCAACGCAGGACGGGCTGAATCGTTTCAACGGCATCGAGTTCACCAACTACGGACATTCGTCAGAAAACGGCGGAAACAGCTATATGAATATAGTAACGATCTGCCGCCATCAGGATAACAATCAGATTTGGGTGGCCAGTACGGAGAAGCTGTATTTATTCGATTCGTGGGAAGAGAAGTTCTCCGTATTCGATAAACAGACGGAAGACGGGGCGTCAGTCAACAGCGTCTTCGGAATGGCATACGACAATGACGGGCAGTTATGGATCGGAACAACCAACGGGCTGTTTGTCTACAACGAGAAAAAAGGTACGTTGAGGCAATATCTGCATTCTCTTTCCGATCCTCATTCATTGCCGGATAATCACATATGGGTGATTTATAACGATTCGTTCGGGACCATCTGGATAGGTACCCGGAATGGGCTGGCGAAATACAACCAACGTACGGACAACTTCACAGGATATATATCCGAGGGCACTTCTTTCGGACGTCCTGCCTGCAACGAGATTATCTCTTTGATGGAAAGTTCGCAGGGAGTATTATGGGCGGGTACATGGTACGGGGGACTGGCACGTTTCAATAAAGAGACAGGGCAATTCCGCTATTACTTCGGAGAAGGGGACACGCTTACCATTCCGCGCATCCGCACCTTGTTTCAACGGACGGCCAACTCTTTCTATCTCGGCTCTGACGACGGACTTTATACATTCAACACCACGACAGGAGAATGTCTGCCTACCGACGACGGACAAAATAAAGAAAGTATCTATGCCTGTTATCAGGATAGGGAAGGGGGAATCTGGATCGGGACTTATTTCAGTGGAGTGAGTTACCTGTCTCCCAAGCATAAGGATATCGAGTGGTATTATCCCAATGGTACGGAAAATTCTCTTTCGGGAAATGTAATCAGCCAATTCTGCGAAGATCCCGACGGTAACATCTGGATTGCTACCGAAGACGGGGGACTGAATCTCTTTGATCCCCGCACGAAGAAGTTCAAAAACCATCTGTTGAGAAGCAGTAACCCTAACATCGGTTATCATAATATCCATGCATTGCTCTACAATGAAGGAAAATTGTGGATTGGCAGTTTCTCACGGGGATTATATATCCTGGATACTCAAACGGGAAAAATGAAAAACTATCGCCATAACCGCGCAAACCTACATTCAATTCCTAACGACCATATCTACTCTATCTATCAAACGAAGGATGGCAGCATTTATCTGGGAACGCTTTCCGGATTCTGCCGATATGACCCGGCAAGTGACTCTTTCCGGACATTGGAACCTTTAAGCCATATCTTTATCTACGATATGGTTGAAGACCAACATGGAGACTTGTGGCTGGCAAGCAAAAGGGACGGTATCTGGCGTTACAACCGCCAAACCGGTAAATTGCATAACTATCGCAACGACCCGGAGAACCCTGATTCCCCTTGCAGCAACTGGGTAATCCGTGTGTATATCGATCATAAGCAGCATCTATGGTTCTGTACCGAAGGCGGTGGCATCTGTCGTTATCACTATCAGGAAGATCGTTTTGAAAACTTCTCAACCAAAGAGAATCTGCCGAACAATATCATCTATGGCATACTGGACGACCAATCGGGTAACTATTGGCTTTCTTCCAATAGGGGACTGATCCGGTATGAGCCGCAGAACAAACGGGCACAGCTCTATACCATTGAGGATGGATTGCAAAGCAACCAGTTCAATTTCCGCTCTTCCCTGCAAGCCAGTGACGGGAAATTCTATTTCGGTGGGGTGAACGGGTTCAATAGTTTCTATCCGTTCAAATTATCGATTAATAAGGTAAGGCCTACGGCGTCTATCTCGGCAGTATATATGCACAGCCCCGACGACAAAGTAAGCCTTAGCAAGCGTATACCTGCTCTTAGCGGACAAGTAACGATTCCTTATCAGGTGGTATCGTTCGACATCGCATTCGAAAGTCTTAGTTATGTGGCTCCCAGCAAGAATTTATATGCCTACAAACTGGACGGTATTCACAAAGAATGGATATATACGGATAAACATAACGTATCTTTTCTCAACCTGCCTCCGGGTGAATATACTTTCCGTGTGAAAGCCAGTAACAACGATGAATATTGGAGCAATGACGACTGTTGCCTGCATATTGAAATTCTTCCTCCACCCTGGAAGACCATTTATGCCAAGATTTTCTATTTACTAATAGCGTGTGGCCTCGCATATTTCCTGATACAGCTTTATTTGCGTAAACAGCAGGCTGTGAAAGCAAGAAAGATGAAAGAGATGGAACAAATCAAGAATCAGGAATTGTTCCAGTCGAAAATTACATTCTTCACCCAAGTGGCACATGAAATCAAGACTCCGGTTAGTCTTATCAAAGCTCCGCTGGAAGCGATTTTGGAAACACATGAATGGAACAGTGAAGTGGAAAGCAACCTGTCTGTGATACAAAAGAATACCAACCGGCTGATGGAGCTTATCAAACAATTGCTCGACTTCCGAAAAGTGGACAAGGAAGGTTATACGCTTTCATTCAATGAAGTGGATATCAACCGGATGATAGAGGACATCATCGACCGTTTCCGTGCCATCTCCCTGACCGGAATCTCTTTCAGTGTCTCTCTGCCGAAAGAACATCTGCAATATAATGTAGACCAGGAGGCGCTGACTAAAATTGCCAGCAACCTGCTGACGAATGCCATGAAATATGCCCGCACCCGCATTATGGTGATTTTGGACGAACATCTGTCTGCAGAAGGGCGTACGCTCTCCTTGTGTGTACGCGACGACGGTCCGGGTATTCCACAAGAGGAATGTAGCAAGGTTTTCGAACCGTTTTATCAAGTGGGAAACACAGGAAACAACGGTTCGGGAGTAGGAATCGGATTGAGTCTCGTCAAATTGTTGGTGGAAAAGCATAAAGGAAAGGTTTATATCAATCCCGGCTATACGGAAGGATGCGAGGTATGTGTGGAAATTCCGTATTTGGAGAAAAGCATCTCTGTCAGCCCCTCCATTACTTCCATGCCCGACAAGGTTCCCGCTCTGGAGGAAGAGAGCGAACCCGCCGGTTACTCTCTTCTGGTAGTGGAAGACACGACGGATATGCTGGAGTTTCTGGCTAAGAATCTGGGAAATACCTATACCATCCATACAGCCGCCAATGGCAAGGAAGCGTTGGAATGTCTGGAGACAACGACAGTAGATCTTATTATCAGCGACATCGTCATGCCTCACATGGACGGATTCGAATTATTAAAGTCCATCCGTTCCGACAATATGCTTTGTCATATCCCGTTTATCCTGCTTTCGGCACTCGACAGCATCGATTCAAAAATTGCGGGTCTTGACTATGGCGCGGACGCTTATATAGAAAAGCCTTTCTCGCTAAGCCACATGAAAGCCACTATCAATAATCTGCTTGAAAACCGGCGCATGCTGTTCAACCACTTTACAACCGTTCCGAATATGTCATACGACCAGACATTAATGAACAAAACAGACGTGAAATGGCTGAACACGATCAATGAAATCATTACCCGCAATTTCACCAATGAAGAATTTACCATCGACAAGATGGCGGAAGAAATGGCTATCAGCCGTTCCAACTTACAACGCAAATTGAAAGGACTGACCGGAATGCCGCCCAATGACTATATCCGATTGATTCGGCTCAAAACTGCGGGAGAACTTTTGCGGGAAGGGGAGTACCGGATTAATGAAGTCTGTTACATTGTAGGATTCAATAATCCTTCGTACTTCGCCCGTTGCTTTCAGAAACAGTTCGGGATATTGCCGAAAGACTATGTGAAGAAAGGAGGATAG